The Aerococcus loyolae genome contains the following window.
GTGCAGGAAACAAGAGTGGAAAAAATTCGACCATTAACTATGCTGTTAACACCGAACTATCGACACTCGATTCTGGAACTGTAATGGATATTAACGCGGCAAATTATATTGGCTTAGTCCAGGAAGGCCTCTATTGGGAAAATGAAAAGAATGAAGTACAACCAGCTTTAGCCAAGGAAATGCCAGAAAAATCAGAAGATGGTTTGACTTATACCGTCAAGATGCGTGACGATGCCAAGTGGTCGAACGGGGACCCTGTGACTGCCCATGACTTTGTCTATGCCATCCGTCGCCTGGCTGACCCTAAGGCAGGGGCGGCTTACTCCTATCTCTTAGAGAACTTTGTCAATGGTCCAGAAATTGCTGATGGCAAGAAGGCCCCTGAAGAAATTGGCGTAAAAGCCTTGGATGACCACACCATTGAAATTAACTTGTCCAAACCAACGCCATATTTGGAACATCTCTTATCCTTTGTGCCTTTCTTCCCTACCAACCAAAAATTCGTGGAAGAAAAGGGTGACCGCTATGGTAGCTCAGCTGAAAACTCGATTGCTAGCGGCCCATACAAGATGGTGGAATGGGACGGATCGGGCTTAGAATGGAAACTGGAAAAGAATCCAGACTACTATAACAAGGACCAAGTCAAAGTGGATAATATTGACGTCCAAGTGATGAAAGAAGTCTCAACGAACGTCAACCTCTTTGATTCTAAGAAAGTCGACAATTCCCTGTTAACCGGTGAAACCGTTAAACAATTTGCTGACCATCCGAATGCTGTTCAACAAGAGAAAGCACGGACCCGTTACTTACAACTTAACTATGAGAACAAGGTCTTAGCTAATCGTAACTTCCGTCAAGCTGTTGACTATGCGATCGATAATGATGAATTGACCCAAAAAATTATTGGGGATGGTTCTAAAGGACTTTCAACCTTTGTGCCAGAAAACTTTGTCGCTAACCCTGAAACCGGGGAAGACTTCGTCAGTGAGTACGGTAATGAAAAATTTGCAGATAAAGACAAGGCCAAAGAACATTGGGAAAAGGCCAAGTCTGAACTCGGGCAAGACCAAGTGACTATCCGCTTACTGGCTGATGATGATGAGAAGTCTAAGAAGGAATCTCAATATATCCAAGGGCAAATTGAAGAAAATATGCCAGGAGTTAAGGTAGAAATTACTAACGTTCCTAAGAAGAACCGAATGAGTCAAGTGGCTGAAGGGAATTTTGATCTTGTTATCACCGGTTGGGGAGCTGACTATGCTGATGCAAGCAACTTCTATGACCTTTTCAAATCCGATAATTTCTACAATCAAGGTCACTATAAGAATCCTGAATACGATAAGGTCGTAGAAAGAGCAGGCAACCAAGATGCTAACGACCCTAAAACGCGTTGGGAAGACTTTAAAGAAGCTCAAAAGATTCTCTCTGATGACAAAGCAGTCCTAGTTCTCTATCAAGAAGTAGAAACCCAATTACGTAATCCAAATCTTAAGGGCATTACTTTCCGCCCAGTCAACCTCGAATATGACTTCAGAACTGCTTACTTTGAATAAGAAATCTGAATTTAAATAATGAAGCATAGATATCCTTCAACTAATCAAGCTTGATCTATAAAATTGAAGGGTGATTGAGGCAAAATTAAAAAGAGGCTCTAGCAAGCCTCTTTTGTCTTTGTTAGAATATATCACGTAAGGAATACTATGATAAGATTTCTATACACTCAAATAGATAAAACGCTACTTTTAAGCCATAAAAAGTAGATGCAATTCTCTAAAATAAGTAGTATAGTAATAGGAATACAAGTGATAAAACTAGGAAAAAACTTCCTATGGCTAGACCTTTGCGGTACCAAGGTCCGATGTGAGTCGACAGATAATCTTCTTTGTCAGAATCTTCTGTGCTGACTGGAGATGGATTGGGAGCTGCTTTCCACAGCCTCGGCCCATATTTCTTCCACATGGATTGAAACGTATCAAAGGTACCGGCTTTTAATATCCAACCAGCAAGGGAGGGAATCAAAAAACAAGCGGAAAGTATAAAGTAACCGTCACTTAAGCGTCTGGCCCAGGGATAGCTAGACTCAACCAGCAATTGAAGGAGTGGCAGGACAGTTAATATACTGACCAAAAGAAGGCCTTTATTTTTTTTCATAGTTGATATCATTCCTTATATTGTGATTTTCAATGTTATTAAATTTACCATAAATTAGGAGGTGGCGCAATTTATGAAATCATATGGCAAGTTTCTATTAAGAAGAATATTCTTTATGGTTTTGACCTTATTTCTAATTGCAACGATCACATTTTTCTTAATGAAGCTCTTACCGGGAACGCCTTATACTAATGAAGATAAGCTTTCTCCTGAGCAGATTTATATTATGAATGAACGTTATGGCTTAAACGACCCAGTATTTGTGCAATATATTCGCTATATTTTAGGAATGCTGAAGGGCGACTTTGGGGTATCATTCCAATTCAATAACACCCCAGTGTCTGAATTATTAGGCGCCCGGATCTGGCCTTCCATCCAATTAGGAGCCCAAGCCTTACTGGTAGGGACCGTGATTGGGACTATTTTTGGGGTTATTTCAGCCATGTACCGGAATACTTGGATTGATTCCGGACTAACCTTTCTCTCGATCCTAGGGCAATCGATACCTAACTTTGTTTTCGCCGTCCTCTTACAGCTGATTTTCGCTGTTAAGCTGGGCTGGTTCCCAATTGCTCTTTGGGATAGTGGGCTGTGGTCCTCGGTCTTACCGACCATTGCTCTTTCGATTTCACCCTTGGCCAACTCAGCGCGTTTTGTGCGTACTGAGATGGTGGATGTCTTGAATTCTGACTATATCGAATTAGCCCGGGCCAAGGGACTTAGTCAAACTAAGGTGGCCTTTAAACATGGGGTACGGAATGCCTTGATTCCCCTTGTAACCATCCTTGGGCCTCTGTCTGTGGCCTTGATGACTGGTTCAATGGTAGTGGAGAATATCTTTGCTATCCCAGGGATTGGGGAACAATTTGTTAAATCCATTACCACTAATGATTACCCAACCATTATGGGTGTGACCATGTTCTACTCTACCGCTTTGGTAGTTATCCTATTAATTGTCGACATCTTATACGGAATTATTGACCCACGTATCCGTGTAAGTACTGAAGGAGGGCGTTAAGAATGGCTGAAAATACCAAAGCTTACCCTAAAATGAGTAAAGAAAGCTTCCGCCCAGTTAACCATGAGGATTATTTATCCGCTGAAACCATCTCAGCACCATCCTTGAGTTTTATTCAAGATGCTTGGCGGCGCTTAAAGAAGAATAAAGCAGCTGTTGTTTCTTTAGTTATCCTAATTATTGTGGCTATCATTGCTTTATTAGCTCCGGTTTTAGCTCCTTATGACTATGCTGCCCAAAATGCCCAATTTGCCAACCTACCTCCTAAGATTCCTGGATTGGAAGCCTTGTCCTGGTTCGATGGTAAAACAAAAGTGGCTGGCGCAGCGGTTGATGCTTATGCTAAGGCTGGGGTTCCTGAGGGCCAATACTTCTACCTAGGAACAGACGCTTTAGGGCGTGACTTGTTATCGCGGATTCTCTACGGTACTCGCGTTTCCCTCTTTATTGGGGTGGTTGCCGCACTCTTGAACCTCTTAATTGGGGTGCCTTACGGAATTGTTTCCGGATGGATGGGCGGCAAGGTCGACAACTTGATGCAACGTATCCTTGAAGTGATGTCTGGGGTGCCTAACTTAGTGGTAGTTATCCTTTTATTACTGGTCTTACGTCCAGGGATTTCATCCATTATTATTTCCCTAGCCTTGACCGAGTGGATTACCATGGCGCGTTTAGTTCGGGCAGAAACCCTGAAGATTAAAACCAGTGAATATGTTTTAGCGGCACGGAGTCTAGGAGAATCTCCTTTCAAAATTGCCCTCAAGCATATTCTGCCTAATATTGCTGGTGTGGTTATTATTCAAACCATCTTCTCCATTCCTTCAGCCATCTTCTTTGAAGCTTTCTTGAGCTTTATTGGTTTAGGAATTCCAGCCCCTCAAGCATCCTTAGGGACACTGATTAACGATGGTTATAAGACCTTCCGCTTCCTACCTCACTTGATGTGGTATCCAGCGGGTGTCCTCTGTATCGTTATGATTTCATTTAATATGCTAGCAAACGGATTAAGAGATGCACTTGATCCAAAAACAACGGATTAGGAGGCGAGCAAATGAGTGAAAATGTACTAGAAGTAAAAGATCTAGAAATTGGTTTCGATACCTTTGCTGGTCAAGTCCAAGCCATTCGCGGGGTAAGTTTTGAATTGAAAAAAGGCGAAACCCTAGCTATCGTTGGTGAATCGGGCTCTGGAAAATCCGTGACCGTTCGAACGGTGATGCGTCTCTTAGCCAACAATGCCGTGGTTAATGGTGGTGAGGTCAATTTCAGAAATGAAAATTTACTCGAAAAGACCGATAAAGAAATGCAAGCCATTCGGGGAGAAGACATTGCCATGATCTTCCAAGATCCAATGACTTCTCTGAACCCAGTTATGCGGATTGGGGACCAAGTGGCCGAACCGATCCGCCTCCACCAAAATGCGTCTAAGGAAGAAGCTAACAAGCGGGCTTTGGAACTCTTAGAGCAAGTAGGGATTCCTAATGCCAAGGACCGGATGCGCGATTATCCTCACCAATTCTCTGGTGGTCAACGGCAAAGAATTGTTATTGCTATTGCCCTGGCTTGTCGGCCTGAAATTCTGATTGCTGATGAACCAACTACCGCTCTGGATGTGACTATTCAAGCTCAAATCTTAGAATTGATGAAGGAGCTCCAAACCACTTCAAGCACCTCAATTATCTTTATTACCCACGACTTGGGTGTGGTAGCTAATGTGGCTGACCGGGTAGCGGTGATGTATGCTGGTAAGATTGTGGAATATGGAACGGTTGATGAGATTTTCTATAATCCGCAACATCCTTATACTTGGGGCTTAATTACCTCCATGCCAACCCTGGATACGGAGGGTAAGTTACTATCCATCCCTGGGACCCCACCGGACTTATTAGATCCACCTAAGGGTGATGCCTTTGCCTTGCGGAGTGACTATGCTATGGCTATCGACTATGAAGAACAACCGCCAATGTTCCAAGTCTCTAATACCCACTTTGCGGCTACTTGGTTACTTCATCCCGATTGCCCAGCAGTGACGGTTCCTGAAGAAATCAGTTCTCGCTTTGAAACCTATCAACAATTAGTGGCAGAGGGACTAGTAGAAGAAAATGGTACCAGTATAGGCGTACTTGACCAAGCCCATAAACAAGCCGCACAAAAGGAGGTCGCCCATGACTAAGCAAGAAAAACCTCTCTTAGAAGTTCATCACTTAAAACAATATTTTAATGTGGGACAAAAGAATGAAGTGCGTGGTGTCGATGATATTTCCTTCGACATTTATGAAGGGGAAACATTTGGTCTGGTTGGCGAATCGGGTTCCGGTAAGACCACAACTGGACGGGCCATCATGCGCTTATACCAACCAACTGATGGGGAGATTCTCTTTGAAGGCAAGGATATTGCGGCCATTAAGAAGCGCCAAGATGAATTAGCCTTTAGAAAAGACATTCAAATGATTTTCCAAGATCCTTATGCTTCCTTGAATCCGCGGATGAAGGTTGAAGATATCATTGCGGAAGGTTTGGAAATTCACAAAATCTGTAATAGTGAAGCGGAAGCAAAGGAAAGAGTCAAGCAATTACTTGAAGTGGTTGGTTTGAAAGCTGACCATGCTTCCCGCTATCCTCACGAATTCTCTGGAGGTCAACGGCAACGGATCGGTATTGCCCGTGCCTTAGCGGTCAACCCTAAAATGATTATTGCTGACGAACCCATTTCAGCCTTGGACGTTTCCATCCAGGCCCAAGTGGTTAACTTGATGCAACGTCTGCAAAAAGAGTTTAACTTAACCTATCTCTTTATTGCCCACGACTTGTCTATGGTGAAATACATCTCTAACCGGATTGGGGTTATGTACCGAGGTAAGTTAGTCGAGTTAGCAGATTCTGATGAACTCTACTACCATGCCTTACACCCTTATACCAAGAGTCTATTATCAGCCGTACCACAACCGGATCCTATTCATGAACGTAACCGGAAACGGATCCCATATGACCACGCGGACTTTACCGGCAATGAAAGCATGCATGAAATTGTCCCAGGTCACTACGTTTACTGTAGCCCTGAAGAAGCTGAACAATATAAAGCTAACTACAAATAATAGAGTGTGACAGTCATAACAAAGGACGAAACCACTGGAAAAAACTGGGATAAGCTCAGCAAGGCTGAGTGTTACCAGTTTTTGAAGTGGACGTTCGTCCTGTGACTGGAGCAGGTTTTGATTAAATATTCATTTAAAAAGCTGCAGAGGCAAAGGCTTCTGCAGCTTTTTTGTGGAGGTTTTTCTAAGGCTTCTGAACAAAAAAACTCCGTCATGTGTATGACGAAGTTTTAGCGATCACTATTTTAATCTTCTTGGTTACGTTGTAGGTAGCTTTGGAATAGAAGTCCAGCAATTAAGATAATGTACCAGAGAATTTTACGGTTGCGGGCTTTTTGTGCTTTAGTAACTGCCATTGTTTCTCCTCCTTTATGATCCAAGTCAAACTTTTCTTAATTATACCATAAAGAAGATCTGACTTTAATGAATAAGCAGACTCGGTCTATTCTCTCAAAAGGGAAAAGTTTCGTTTTTTCTTAAAAAAGCGCTCAAAAATAAATATTCCTTAAAACTATGATAGAATAAAGTTTCTGAAAGAATAACACTAAAAACAATAAATTAAATCGAGGGACTGCTAGTATGAAAATTGGTATTGATAAGTATAATTTCTATATTCCAAAGCAATATATTGAAATGAGGGATTTGGCTGAGGCACGCCAAACGGATCCCAATAAGTATCTGCTGGGGTTAGGGCAAGACCAGCAAGCCTTTGCTCCTTTGTCTCAAGATACTGTTTCTATGGCTGCTAATGCTGCGGCAGGCATTCTGACTGACCAAGACAAGGAGGCTATCGATTTAGTAATTCTAGCCACTGAATCAGGGATTGACCAATCCAAGGCTGGAGCCATCTATATCCACCGCTTATTAGGCATCAATCCCAAAGCCCGTTGTATCGAAGTCAAAGAAGCTTGTTACGGAGGAACCTTTGCCCTACAAACTGCCGTCAACCATATCGCTAAACGCCCCCAAGCCAAGGCTCTGGTTCTCACCAGTGATATTGCCCGCTACGGCTTAAACACTGCAGGGGAAGCCACCCAAGGCGCTGGGGCAGTGGCCTTATTGATTACTGCCGATCCCCGAATCCTTAGTGTCAATGACGATGCTAGTTATTATACTATTGATGTCATGGATTTCTGGCGGCCTAATTACTCGCGTTTGGCTCATGTGGATGGGCATTATTCCAATGATCAATACCTTAATGCCCTAGACCAAGTTTGGTCTGACCACCAGGCACTTTCTGGCCACCAGCTGGATGACTTTGCTGCTTTCTGCTTCCACCTTCCTTACACCAAACTAGGCTTAAAAGGGTTAAAACACCTCACCCAAAAGTCTAAGGATGAACCACTAGGGGAGTGGGAGGAATCCTTTGAAGCCAGTCGGGCTTATAATCGTCGGGTAGGCAATATTTACACAGGGTCCCTGTACCTCAGTTTGATTAGTTTATTGGAAAACGATGCTTCTCTAAAAGCAGGCGACCTCATTGGCCTGTACAGTTATGGATCAGGGGCGATGGCCGAATTCTTCTCCATGAACCTAGAAGCTAATTACCAAGACTATCTAGAAGGGGATAAGCACCGCCAACAATTTGCTGACCGGCAAAGGCTTTCCATTCCTGAATATGAAGCCCTCTTTCAAGAAGACCTCCTTAGTGACGGTAGCCAGCAAAGCATTCCAGCCCACGAGGACCAGGATGACTACCGCTTACTCGGCCTAAAAGACCATAAACGCATTTACGGTAAATAAGGAAGAGTGCGACAAGTGTATAAAGAGGGGAGAGAGCTACGCATACTATATCTGTAACTTCCTCCGCTTCAAACAGCTATAGCAACTGGAAGAAAAAAGGCGCCAAAATTCTCAAAGGGAATTTGGCGCCTTTTTTCTGAAGCGGGCGTTGGTCCAGTGACTGGAACACATTTTGATATTTGAAAAAGGGCCAGGAGCTTTTTGTAGTGACTCCCAGAAGTTGAGTTCATAGTCCAACTTTTGGGGCTCTACATTAGTTCCAGGCCCTTTTTTATGGGAAAATTACTCTTCATTAAAGTGATTGACGAAGCTCATCTAAGATCGCCTTGGCGCTTTGTCGGTCCATATGCTTGGCCTTTTGTAAGGCTTGACTGACTTGGTCCACTTCATCGCCCTGGGCACCTATAGCGATGGCCAAGGACCGGGCTTGAAGTGACATGTGCCCCACTTGAATGCCTTCAATAACTAGGGCCCTCAGTGCGGCTAGGTTTTGAGCTAGGCCGAGGGCAGCGACAATCTTCATTAATTCGCTAGCACTGGGGTGGTCGAGTAAGTGATGGACGAGTTTAGCGGCGGGGTGAATTTTGATTGATCCACCAACACTCCCTAAGGCAAGAGGTAGGGTGATCTCTCCAACTAATAGGCCTTGGTCTTCAAGATAGTTCCACTTGGCCAGGCCACAGTATTGTCCGGATTGGCTGGCATAGGCATGGCAAGCTGCCTCCACTGCCCGCCAGTCGTTACCGCTAGCGATCACTAAGGCATCAACGCCATTCATAATACCCTTATTGTGGGTTGTGGCACGGTAAGGATCGACTTGGGCCAGCTGGCTGGCTTGACTAATCCGCATAGCCACTTCCTTAGGATTTTGACCAGGCTTAGCCAGAGCCTCAATAGGGATTTGGCAAGTCGCCTTAGCCAGACATTGAGTTGCTAAATTGGAGAGAATCGCCATTAATTTTTCAAGACCAGGAAGCGATTCCACCTCGTGACTAAGGTCTTCGATATGGCTGGCTAGAGCTTCCAGCATGGTGTTCATCATATTGGCCCCCATGGCTTCCTGAGTATCTACGGTCATATAGACCACAAAAAAGGGTTCGCTTTCACTGGGATAGTAGGCCGTTTCTAACTGGCGTACCCCACCGCCCCGTCGGCTGAGGCTGGGGTGGGCCTGGTTGGCTAGCTGAATGAGTTCTTCTTGGTGGTCTTTAATGTATCTAGTCCAAATTTCGGCTTGGCTGGCTTGGTCTAAGCCTAAGAAGACCATTTGCCCCGTCATTTGCCGGTCCAGGACCTCACTATGAAAGCCACCACCTGCCTTAGCCATTTTAGCGGCGTAACTGGCTGCTGCAATGACACTCGGTTCTTCGATCGCCATGGGGACCAAGTAGTCTTTTTGATTGATGACAAAGTTCATAGCCAGTCCTAGAGGCAGGGAATAGGTTCCAATGAGATTTTCAACCATGTTATCAGCCAGGTCTAAGGCTAGGCCCTGGTTATTTTTGAGATAATCTTTTTCTGCATCACTAATATAGTGGAGCTCATTTAAGCGGGCCAGGCGTTCCTCTAAGGGGAGGCGGTAGAAGCCCTGTAAATTCACTTGAGTCATGATAACCTCCTAATTGCTTTGTTTATCAGTGAGGGTTAAGTCTTTTTACATTTCCATAAAAAAAGAAGTTGGCAATTGCTTCCAACTTCTAGTTTATGGGTCATTGCTTTATTAATCAATAGCCGGTCACTATTAATGATCGATACAATAGAGATTATCATCGACCATTTGATCGTCAGTTAAGAGGACAAAAACTTGCCGGAATTCATCAAAATCGATCCGGTTATCATTACCTAACATGCTGAGAGCTTGTGTTGTGACATGGATTTGACCAATATGCGTTTCAAGGACCTCATCAAAGCCTTCAAAACTCGGCGCATTGGTTTGTAAGACGAGACTACGATAGGCTCGGTGGCTGGTATGACCGGTTTCATCGGAAGTTGTTAGGCAAATATTATGGAAACGATCTAAGCTTTGTAACTGTTGTATGGCTTTCTGGGTGAAAAATAACTTCATGGCATATCCTCCTCACAACAACTCTTATAAGGATGATTATATCAGAATTTGTGAGCAGTTTAGTCGGAAAAGCCTAAAAATAATTTTTAAAACGTTTTCATACCTTCACCAGCCGCTACTGAGAAAGCGGAGGCAGTCGGGGAGGTGTTTGGCCCAGTAAAATTCATTATGCTCTTCATCCACATAGATGTTGAAGTCAATATTTTCTACCGGGATACCTCCTGCTATAAGCAAGGCCTGGTAGTGGAGGGAAGCGTCGATATAGGCTTGGGCCATATTGCCTGGGATAAAGAGACGGTCGGTATCATCGCCTTCTTTGGTGCCGACTTGGAGGTAGATTTTTTGCTCGGGGTCTAAGTCTTGTGACTTGAGATAGCGGTCAAAGGGTTCTTGGACTATCCACTGGGCTAGGGAAAAAATTCCCAAGCGGCCAATTTGATCGGCATATTTAACCCCCATATAGGCGGTGATATTGGCTCCAAAAGAAGACCCAATCATGGCCGTATGCTTTTTATCGGTTTTAGTCCGATAGGTAGTATCGATAAAGGGTTTAACCACCTTCATGATGAAGTCACTAAAATCATTGCCTAAGCCGCCTAAGGGTCTTTCCTTAGGGTCGCTAGGGTTTTCGAAGCTCCAAGCATTATAATCATCCGCCCGAGTTTGAGGGTCGTTGTCAATGCCGACCACAATCATCTTGGGTAAATCGGGGTTACGCTTGAGGGTGGGGATGACCTTCCAGGAATAACCGAGGAAAGACTCCTTACTATAAAAAACATTTTGTCCGTCATGCATATAAACGACCGGGTAGGAGACGGATTCCTGCTGGTAATTTTTAGGGAGTAGGACCCGTACCCGCCGCTTCTTGCCGGAATAGGGCAAGCTTAAGTAGTGGGTTTTCATTTTTAGATAATAATAATCGGCATTTAACATGATTTACCTCCGCTTAATGTGCTATAAGCATACTTGACCCTGGGGGATTAAGCAAGCGCAATCCCCCCTGACGATGGTCAAGGTTAAGAAATAATTGCAGACTTCACAATATTTCGCTACAATGATGAGTAGAATAAAGGATAAGGGGGAGATGCCTTGGCAACAGAAGTCGAGCTTCTCAACGAAGCAGAAATGAAGCGCGCCTTAACGCGAATGAGTTATGAGATTTTGGAACGCAACCATGGTACCGCTAATTTAGCCATCGTGGGGATTAAAACCCGGGGAGCCATTATTGCTAACCGGATTAAGGACCGCATCAACCAGTTAGAAGAGGCTGATGTCTTTTATGGGGAATTAGACGTCCGCGCTTATCGTGATGACCTCGACCAGGAAAAGGATAAGCTGATCAAAGACTTATCCCAGCTGGATTTTGATGTGAATGGTAAACATATCTTTATCTGTGATGATGTGCTCATGACCGGTCGGACCATTCGGGCGACCATGGATGCCTTGATGGATCATGGGCGCCCAAGTAAGATCTCTTTAGTGACGCTCATTGACCGGGGCCACCGGGAATTACCGATTCGAGCGGATATTGTTGGTAAAAATATTCCCACTTCCCGGCAAGAGAAAATTCGGGTGAAGATGCGGGAACTCGACAGTAAGGATGCAGTATATATAATTAAATAATTGGTACTAGGGGAGCCTTTATGGCTGAGATGTAATTTACAGACCCTTTGAACTTGAGACTAGGTAATACTAGCGGAAGAAAGTGCACGAAAAACAGGTAAGAGGCATTTTCTCTTACCTGTTTTTGTGCTAAGAAAGGATTTAATTATTATGGGACAAAGTAAACAAGTAAGGATTTTATTGGAAATTGCTATGGTAGCGGTATTGGCATATTTATTAGGTCTTTTACCGACAACCAATGGAGTCGGTATTGGGGTGAACTTAGGAGTTATTCCTATTTACTTGATCTCCTTAAGACGGGGGATAAAGAGCGGTTTTGCTGCCGGCTTTCTATTTGGGCTCTTGCAATTAATCACTGGTCAAGCCACGATTCTAACGCCCTTCCAAGTCTTCCTTGAATACTTCTTCGCCTTTATGTTAGCCGGTCTAACTGGAGTCTTTGCTAATCGTGTGAAGAGTGCAAGCTTAAAAGGGGATAAAAAAGGCCTATGGATTGGTATCTTTTCAGCGACCTTTATTGGGATGGTTGCCCAATACTTTATCCATTGGTTCGCCGGCTATGCCTTTTGGTCTTCTTATGCGCCAGAAGGGATGAATGCATGGTGGTATACGACCATTGTCAATGTACCTACTGGTTTCTTCACCTGGTTAGTAGGGGCTTTAGTGGTGGCCTTGTTATTTAATAATGCCCCCCGACTCTTAAACCCAGAAGATTAAAAGGCTATTTTAACGATTGATTAGATGGAATTATTATTTTGAGACGTCCTTTGAGGGGGGGTCTTTTTTTATTGGCTGTGACTTGTTTTTGATAAAAAAGAAAGATTTTATGGAATTGTTGGCGCGCAAACACTTTAATAAGAAAGCGTTTGCTATAATATTTTGTGAAAAGGATAACTAAAGTTAAAGCCTAGCTGAAAGCTTTCTCTATTTTTTTAGATAAGTATGTGAAATTATGAACTATACTTTTCACCTAAAGTGAGAAGGCATTAAAGACCAATAAGTAATAGAGGATTTAAGTAAAAATATTGGAAAGGAGTGTTCAATGTGTTTGTTCTTCGTTTCTTACTGGCAATGGTTATTGCTTATTTCGCTGGAGAACTAGCTAAGAAAATCAAATTCCCAGCCATCATTGGCTGGTTGATTGTGGCCATGTTTCTTGGAGAGCACGGGCTAAATCTTTTAAGCCCTGAATTAATTTCAACCAAGGTCTATCAATCACTGATGGTACTGATGCAAATTCTAGTGGGGTCGATGGTGGGCTATAAGTTAGTTTACCGTGACATCAAGGATTCTATCAGTAAAGTCTTTGCCATGGGGATATCTGACCTAGTGGTAACATTTGCAGTGGTGACGGGATCTTTTGCCCTTATTCTTCACCTTCTAGGTCTACCCATCATTGCTGCTTTACTCTTTGGGGGGATCGCTATTGCGACTGCACCGGCACCTCCAGTCTCAGTGGTGGAGCAATATGATTGTTCCGGTCCCTTATCTGATTCAGTGCCCTCGATGACGGCTTTTAACTCAGTGATGGTTAACATAGTCTTCTTCCCCTTAGTTTCGGTGATTGGAGCGGTTCTAAACGAAAGTTCCACTTCTGTCTTGGGGTCATTACTGATTATGATCCTAGCTCCGATTCTCTTGGGGGGAGTGATCGGAGTTGTCGCAGGGAAATTAGTAGGAAAGGGCGCTTCCAAACAGCAAAGCTTCCTTATCTATTTGTTCACCATGCTAATCATCTATGCCTTAGATAATTATTTGAACTGGCATGTCTTCACTGAAACTCAGATGATGTCCTTATTAGCCGGGATTGCCGGATCATGTGCCTTTATG
Protein-coding sequences here:
- a CDS encoding hydroxymethylglutaryl-CoA synthase → MKIGIDKYNFYIPKQYIEMRDLAEARQTDPNKYLLGLGQDQQAFAPLSQDTVSMAANAAAGILTDQDKEAIDLVILATESGIDQSKAGAIYIHRLLGINPKARCIEVKEACYGGTFALQTAVNHIAKRPQAKALVLTSDIARYGLNTAGEATQGAGAVALLITADPRILSVNDDASYYTIDVMDFWRPNYSRLAHVDGHYSNDQYLNALDQVWSDHQALSGHQLDDFAAFCFHLPYTKLGLKGLKHLTQKSKDEPLGEWEESFEASRAYNRRVGNIYTGSLYLSLISLLENDASLKAGDLIGLYSYGSGAMAEFFSMNLEANYQDYLEGDKHRQQFADRQRLSIPEYEALFQEDLLSDGSQQSIPAHEDQDDYRLLGLKDHKRIYGK
- a CDS encoding hydroxymethylglutaryl-CoA reductase, degradative codes for the protein MTQVNLQGFYRLPLEERLARLNELHYISDAEKDYLKNNQGLALDLADNMVENLIGTYSLPLGLAMNFVINQKDYLVPMAIEEPSVIAAASYAAKMAKAGGGFHSEVLDRQMTGQMVFLGLDQASQAEIWTRYIKDHQEELIQLANQAHPSLSRRGGGVRQLETAYYPSESEPFFVVYMTVDTQEAMGANMMNTMLEALASHIEDLSHEVESLPGLEKLMAILSNLATQCLAKATCQIPIEALAKPGQNPKEVAMRISQASQLAQVDPYRATTHNKGIMNGVDALVIASGNDWRAVEAACHAYASQSGQYCGLAKWNYLEDQGLLVGEITLPLALGSVGGSIKIHPAAKLVHHLLDHPSASELMKIVAALGLAQNLAALRALVIEGIQVGHMSLQARSLAIAIGAQGDEVDQVSQALQKAKHMDRQSAKAILDELRQSL
- a CDS encoding iron-sulfur cluster biosynthesis family protein, producing MKLFFTQKAIQQLQSLDRFHNICLTTSDETGHTSHRAYRSLVLQTNAPSFEGFDEVLETHIGQIHVTTQALSMLGNDNRIDFDEFRQVFVLLTDDQMVDDNLYCIDH
- a CDS encoding alpha/beta hydrolase, with product MLNADYYYLKMKTHYLSLPYSGKKRRVRVLLPKNYQQESVSYPVVYMHDGQNVFYSKESFLGYSWKVIPTLKRNPDLPKMIVVGIDNDPQTRADDYNAWSFENPSDPKERPLGGLGNDFSDFIMKVVKPFIDTTYRTKTDKKHTAMIGSSFGANITAYMGVKYADQIGRLGIFSLAQWIVQEPFDRYLKSQDLDPEQKIYLQVGTKEGDDTDRLFIPGNMAQAYIDASLHYQALLIAGGIPVENIDFNIYVDEEHNEFYWAKHLPDCLRFLSSGW
- the pyrR gene encoding bifunctional pyr operon transcriptional regulator/uracil phosphoribosyltransferase PyrR — its product is MATEVELLNEAEMKRALTRMSYEILERNHGTANLAIVGIKTRGAIIANRIKDRINQLEEADVFYGELDVRAYRDDLDQEKDKLIKDLSQLDFDVNGKHIFICDDVLMTGRTIRATMDALMDHGRPSKISLVTLIDRGHRELPIRADIVGKNIPTSRQEKIRVKMRELDSKDAVYIIK
- the thiT gene encoding energy-coupled thiamine transporter ThiT translates to MGQSKQVRILLEIAMVAVLAYLLGLLPTTNGVGIGVNLGVIPIYLISLRRGIKSGFAAGFLFGLLQLITGQATILTPFQVFLEYFFAFMLAGLTGVFANRVKSASLKGDKKGLWIGIFSATFIGMVAQYFIHWFAGYAFWSSYAPEGMNAWWYTTIVNVPTGFFTWLVGALVVALLFNNAPRLLNPED
- a CDS encoding cation:proton antiporter — encoded protein: MFVLRFLLAMVIAYFAGELAKKIKFPAIIGWLIVAMFLGEHGLNLLSPELISTKVYQSLMVLMQILVGSMVGYKLVYRDIKDSISKVFAMGISDLVVTFAVVTGSFALILHLLGLPIIAALLFGGIAIATAPAPPVSVVEQYDCSGPLSDSVPSMTAFNSVMVNIVFFPLVSVIGAVLNESSTSVLGSLLIMILAPILLGGVIGVVAGKLVGKGASKQQSFLIYLFTMLIIYALDNYLNWHVFTETQMMSLLAGIAGSCAFMNVVDPEKVPSLQMDLGPVHSYALMIFIVNLSIHLNPAALFDGGMLMVAYILIRALGKYLGCYLGAKISHAPKVVEKYMGVIMMPHSGVSIMFAGIAAYNLMGVYPELANLLQITISAAALIIEIISLPLAGMVYRKLGEAGKEKEKLARQEDLLPS